From Paenibacillus sp. PK3_47, the proteins below share one genomic window:
- a CDS encoding ammonium transporter has translation MKKKLVMMFLAMVTLMVYPVSAFAAEGPTTPALQIGLDTAFTFLAFILVFFMQAGFALLEAGSVRMKNAGHVAGKTVLTLAIASVCFWAVGFGLGFGNGNGFIGTTGFFYGGESQASMFESLAFSDVALNIKFLFQMAFAAVSLAIVSGGMAERAKLSVYIIFGILFSVVIYPVVAHWVWGGGWLATLEMQDYAGSTVVHLTGATAAVVATILLKPRLGKFNKEGKPVIIPGHNQVFTVLGVIILWFGWFGFNPGSALSPMGGFFGHVAVTTNIAAAAGGLAALIASWLYFGKSDIPAMLNGVLAALVAITGACAFVEPWAAIVIGLVAGAFTFMTSQWLERAGLDDPIYAFSVHGIAGIWGALSTGLFATPELIEQGGLVGEAGLFYGGGFHQLGVQALGVIGTFAFVAVLSFIILYVMKLVIGIRVTEEEELMGLDISEHGTYGYPEQMKLVTDSESKNLKG, from the coding sequence ATGAAAAAGAAATTAGTAATGATGTTCCTGGCCATGGTTACACTGATGGTCTATCCGGTCAGCGCCTTTGCTGCTGAGGGTCCTACGACACCGGCTTTGCAAATCGGGCTGGATACGGCGTTTACCTTCCTGGCATTTATTCTGGTATTCTTTATGCAGGCGGGATTTGCACTGCTTGAGGCAGGTTCGGTCCGGATGAAGAATGCCGGTCACGTAGCAGGCAAGACAGTACTTACCCTTGCGATTGCGAGTGTGTGCTTCTGGGCTGTAGGGTTTGGATTAGGCTTCGGTAACGGCAACGGCTTTATTGGAACTACAGGCTTTTTCTACGGAGGGGAATCACAGGCGTCAATGTTTGAATCGCTGGCATTCTCTGATGTAGCCCTTAATATTAAATTCCTGTTCCAAATGGCTTTCGCAGCAGTATCCCTGGCTATCGTATCCGGTGGTATGGCGGAACGCGCGAAACTGAGCGTATACATTATCTTCGGTATTCTGTTCTCTGTAGTAATCTATCCTGTCGTAGCACACTGGGTATGGGGCGGCGGCTGGCTGGCGACTTTGGAAATGCAGGACTATGCAGGCTCCACGGTTGTCCACCTTACCGGTGCAACGGCAGCTGTTGTAGCGACAATTCTGCTGAAACCCCGTCTTGGCAAGTTCAATAAAGAAGGCAAACCGGTTATTATTCCGGGTCACAACCAAGTGTTTACAGTACTCGGTGTAATCATCCTCTGGTTCGGCTGGTTCGGATTCAACCCTGGTAGTGCATTGTCCCCTATGGGCGGATTCTTCGGACACGTAGCTGTAACTACGAACATTGCTGCAGCTGCAGGCGGTCTGGCTGCACTGATTGCTTCCTGGCTGTACTTCGGCAAATCCGATATTCCTGCCATGCTGAACGGTGTTTTGGCAGCCCTGGTTGCAATCACCGGAGCCTGTGCTTTTGTAGAACCTTGGGCAGCAATTGTTATTGGTCTTGTTGCAGGTGCATTCACATTCATGACTTCCCAATGGCTGGAACGTGCAGGGCTTGACGATCCGATCTATGCTTTCTCCGTACACGGTATTGCGGGGATATGGGGTGCATTGTCCACAGGTCTCTTTGCAACACCTGAACTGATTGAACAAGGCGGACTTGTAGGTGAAGCAGGCCTGTTCTATGGCGGCGGCTTCCACCAGCTGGGCGTTCAGGCGCTTGGCGTAATCGGAACCTTTGCTTTTGTAGCTGTACTGTCCTTTATCATCCTTTATGTAATGAAGCTTGTTATCGGCATCCGTGTTACAGAAGAAGAAGAATTGATGGGTCTGGATATCAGCGAACACGGTACTTACGGGTATCCTGAGCAAATGAAACTGGTTACGGATTCGGAATCCAAAAATCTCAAAGGTTAA
- a CDS encoding MerR family transcriptional regulator yields MTLYRIGELAKAANTSERTIDYYTKLGLITPETRSMKNYRLYNHETLVALERINQLKHEKYTLEEIKSMMQKWNEAAPEADVSDKLAELEMQMQRLEREVKALEPMISGLKPGQASRALSALIPRGVACMEAIRLLLTQGPPM; encoded by the coding sequence ATGACCCTTTACAGAATTGGTGAACTGGCCAAGGCCGCCAACACCAGTGAGCGTACAATCGATTATTATACGAAGCTCGGGCTTATTACACCTGAAACAAGAAGCATGAAGAACTACAGGCTGTATAACCATGAAACCTTAGTCGCTTTGGAACGTATCAATCAATTAAAGCATGAGAAATATACATTGGAAGAGATCAAGTCCATGATGCAGAAGTGGAATGAAGCAGCTCCCGAAGCTGACGTTTCGGACAAACTGGCGGAGCTGGAAATGCAGATGCAGCGGCTTGAGCGCGAGGTCAAAGCCCTTGAACCCATGATTAGCGGGCTGAAACCAGGCCAGGCCAGCAGAGCACTTTCCGCATTGATCCCACGGGGCGTTGCCTGCATGGAGGCGATCCGGCTCCTGCTGACACAGGGACCGCCGATGTAA
- the tpx gene encoding thiol peroxidase, which yields MTQERTGAATFKGNPITLIGPELKPGDSAPDFTISKNLLEEASLSDFAGKIKLISVVPSLDTGVCDAQTRRFNTEAAELGDDVVILTISTDLPFAQARWCGAAGIDRVITLSDHKDTSFGQAYGVLIKEFRLDMRSIFVVDKNNKLAYVEYLGEMAEHPDYEAAVAAVKELL from the coding sequence ATGACACAGGAAAGAACTGGCGCAGCCACATTCAAAGGAAACCCGATCACCCTCATAGGACCCGAGCTTAAACCAGGTGACTCCGCTCCGGATTTCACAATCAGCAAGAACCTGCTGGAAGAAGCTTCCCTCAGTGATTTTGCCGGCAAAATCAAGCTGATCAGTGTTGTGCCTTCCCTCGATACAGGTGTATGCGATGCCCAGACCCGCCGCTTCAACACAGAAGCCGCCGAGCTGGGTGATGACGTGGTTATTCTGACGATCAGCACAGACCTGCCTTTTGCACAGGCCCGCTGGTGCGGCGCTGCCGGCATTGACCGCGTGATTACGCTGTCCGATCACAAGGATACCTCGTTCGGACAAGCCTACGGCGTGCTCATCAAGGAATTCCGTCTCGACATGCGCTCTATCTTCGTTGTGGACAAGAACAACAAACTGGCTTATGTGGAGTACCTTGGCGAAATGGCCGAGCATCCGGATTATGAGGCCGCTGTAGCTGCCGTAAAAGAACTGCTGTAA
- a CDS encoding DUF1499 domain-containing protein — MSLKRTLVGIFRSHDGTSDRAKDPLLKTRYYTLSKDKAWEEVSSTLKKIPGYKVLHEVQSVGEIILEKRTSFGRTLDITVSVLNTSPVRCAVDIYSASRGSLGDLGANYRVIQRLYESLDKKLGKYKAD, encoded by the coding sequence TTGTCGCTCAAAAGAACATTGGTCGGTATATTCCGCAGTCACGACGGAACCAGCGACCGTGCGAAAGATCCTTTACTAAAGACTCGGTACTACACGCTTTCTAAAGACAAGGCCTGGGAAGAGGTATCCTCCACACTGAAGAAGATTCCCGGTTATAAGGTGCTCCATGAGGTGCAGTCGGTGGGGGAGATTATTCTTGAAAAAAGAACATCGTTCGGACGCACACTGGATATCACGGTGTCTGTGCTGAACACTTCACCTGTACGCTGTGCGGTGGACATCTATTCCGCATCCCGCGGCTCGCTGGGCGACCTTGGCGCCAACTACCGTGTCATTCAGCGTCTGTACGAATCGCTTGATAAGAAGCTGGGGAAATACAAGGCGGATTAA
- a CDS encoding LysR family transcriptional regulator yields the protein MELRQLQYFLKVAQKEHVTRAAEELHVAQSAVSRQIHQLEQELGVDLFMQKGRNLQLTPVGQLFCKRVESVLKELERSVAEVHEFLDPELGEIRIGFPHSLGTHLIPTIVAEFRRHYPHVKFRFKQGSYPSLIKDVLSGEIDLAFISPFPENVGQIAGDIVMTEELFAVLPQNHPLAGEDVIRLEQLKDEKFVLFSQGYSLRPIVWQACLQAGFKPQIAFEGGETDTIRGLVAAGMGVSLLPETALYQTNPMQPAQVRVVEPAVTRTVGIIHRSDGKLPLVARSFRTFLLTYFKDRNSNTPVGS from the coding sequence ATGGAGCTTAGACAGCTGCAGTATTTTCTGAAGGTTGCCCAAAAAGAGCATGTGACCAGGGCGGCGGAGGAGCTGCATGTGGCCCAATCCGCGGTCAGCCGCCAGATTCATCAGCTGGAACAGGAGCTTGGGGTGGATCTGTTTATGCAGAAAGGGCGGAATCTTCAGCTTACACCCGTCGGACAGCTTTTTTGCAAAAGAGTGGAGTCAGTACTGAAGGAATTGGAGCGTTCCGTAGCGGAGGTGCATGAGTTTCTGGATCCGGAGCTGGGTGAGATCCGCATCGGATTTCCGCACAGCCTGGGCACTCATCTGATCCCTACAATCGTTGCCGAGTTCCGCCGCCATTATCCGCATGTGAAGTTCCGCTTCAAGCAGGGCTCATATCCGTCATTGATTAAGGATGTGCTTTCCGGTGAAATTGATCTGGCGTTTATTTCTCCTTTTCCGGAGAATGTGGGGCAGATTGCCGGGGATATCGTCATGACTGAGGAGCTGTTCGCAGTTCTTCCGCAGAATCATCCGCTTGCCGGTGAGGATGTGATCCGGCTTGAGCAGCTGAAGGATGAGAAGTTTGTTTTATTCAGCCAGGGATACTCCCTCAGACCGATTGTGTGGCAGGCTTGTCTCCAGGCGGGCTTTAAGCCGCAGATTGCCTTTGAAGGCGGGGAGACGGACACTATCCGCGGTCTGGTTGCCGCCGGCATGGGAGTCAGCCTCCTGCCGGAGACGGCACTGTATCAGACAAACCCGATGCAGCCGGCACAGGTAAGGGTAGTTGAACCTGCAGTGACAAGAACGGTGGGAATTATTCACCGCAGTGACGGCAAGCTTCCGCTCGTGGCCCGTTCCTTCAGAACCTTTTTGCTTACCTATTTCAAAGACAGAAACAGCAATACCCCGGTCGGCTCTTAG
- a CDS encoding DEAD/DEAH box helicase: protein MKTFAEFGLEPKVLQAITELGFEEATPIQSQAIPIALTGSDMIGQAQTGTGKTAAFGIPLISKIAREEEKIVALVMTPTRELAIQVAEEIGKLTRFKGLRSLAIYGGQDIGRQIRGLKKKPQIIIGTPGRLLDHINRKTIRLDDVQTIVLDEADEMLDMGFMEDIQTILKLVPEERQTMLFSATMPPNIQRLAQQFLKEPQHVSVIPKQISAPLIDQAYIEVPERQKFEALSRLIDMESPELAIVFGRTKRRVDELAEGLQKRGYSADGLHGDLSQNQRDAVMRKFRDGSIDVLVATDVAARGLDVSGVTHVINFDLPQDPESYVHRIGRTGRAGKEGTAWSFVTPREMDHLHLIERVTRHRITRKPLPTMAEAIEGKQRITAERLLAMVEAGELNEYKGIAIQLLEQYDSVQLLSAAMKLLTGDTKDAQVELTPEDPIRVKRRGGKNDIRSGRKPNGGYGGNRSGSTGGGYRGNREGGSGYGGGYKGNRDNNSGGSTRGGYSSGYGGGYKGNRDNNSGDRRPSTRPSSTPRPTKREDFDN, encoded by the coding sequence TTGAAAACATTCGCAGAATTCGGCTTGGAGCCAAAGGTGCTTCAAGCAATCACAGAGCTAGGATTTGAGGAAGCAACACCCATTCAGTCGCAGGCGATTCCTATCGCACTGACCGGATCGGACATGATCGGACAAGCACAAACCGGTACCGGTAAGACTGCTGCATTTGGTATTCCCCTCATTTCCAAAATTGCACGGGAAGAAGAAAAAATTGTGGCGCTCGTTATGACGCCAACCCGTGAGCTTGCTATTCAGGTGGCTGAAGAAATCGGCAAGCTGACCCGTTTCAAGGGACTCCGTTCCCTGGCCATTTACGGCGGACAGGATATCGGCCGCCAGATCCGCGGTCTGAAGAAGAAGCCGCAAATTATCATCGGTACGCCAGGACGTCTTCTCGATCACATTAACCGCAAAACGATCCGTCTGGATGATGTTCAAACCATCGTACTTGATGAAGCTGATGAAATGCTGGATATGGGCTTCATGGAGGATATCCAGACGATCCTCAAGCTTGTACCTGAAGAGCGCCAGACTATGCTGTTCTCAGCAACAATGCCTCCTAACATTCAACGTCTTGCCCAGCAATTCCTGAAAGAACCGCAGCATGTATCTGTAATTCCTAAGCAAATCAGTGCGCCTCTGATCGACCAGGCCTATATTGAAGTGCCTGAACGCCAGAAGTTCGAAGCGCTTAGCCGTCTGATCGACATGGAATCCCCTGAGCTGGCAATCGTCTTCGGCCGTACCAAGCGCCGGGTTGACGAGCTTGCAGAAGGCCTGCAAAAACGCGGCTACTCCGCAGATGGCCTGCATGGTGACCTGTCCCAGAACCAGCGTGATGCGGTTATGCGTAAATTCCGTGACGGCAGCATCGACGTGCTGGTAGCTACTGACGTAGCGGCACGCGGTCTCGACGTTTCCGGCGTAACCCATGTTATCAACTTTGACCTTCCGCAGGATCCGGAGAGCTATGTACACCGTATCGGCCGTACAGGCCGCGCAGGTAAAGAGGGAACAGCATGGTCGTTCGTAACGCCGCGCGAAATGGATCACCTGCACCTGATTGAGCGTGTGACCCGTCACCGCATTACCCGCAAGCCGCTGCCTACTATGGCTGAAGCTATCGAAGGCAAACAGCGTATTACAGCAGAACGCCTGCTGGCTATGGTGGAAGCAGGAGAGCTTAACGAATACAAAGGGATTGCAATTCAGCTTCTGGAGCAGTACGATTCCGTACAATTGCTCTCTGCAGCCATGAAATTGCTGACCGGCGACACCAAGGATGCTCAGGTTGAGCTGACTCCGGAAGATCCGATCCGTGTAAAACGCCGTGGCGGCAAAAATGACATCCGCAGCGGACGCAAGCCTAACGGCGGATACGGCGGTAACCGTTCCGGTTCTACTGGCGGCGGATACCGCGGCAACCGTGAGGGCGGAAGCGGCTATGGCGGCGGCTACAAAGGCAACCGTGACAACAACAGCGGCGGAAGCACACGCGGCGGGTACAGCAGCGGCTACGGCGGCGGCTACAAAGGCAACCGTGACAACAATAGCGGCGACCGCAGACCGTCGACCCGTCCAAGCAGCACTCCGCGTCCGACCAAACGTGAAGATTTCGACAACTAA
- a CDS encoding DUF294 nucleotidyltransferase-like domain-containing protein: MESAEWTQDNNYISIATAGSPLELKARRIACQRVLLAQLNVIPIEEWMSRVNAMHDRIALTAAAICEAQMKEAGYGPPPCAYSFIVFGSAGRQESTLWSDQDNGLIVEGEPDGEKRSYFGAFGTMMSDVLEQAGYEKCEGKVMCSEPLWRKTLTEWKEQLHSWMNQLEWEPVRYLLIASDMRHVAGSEELSARWREAFHTGFAGNDKLSTAVLRNTVRHKATLNLLGQVLTERFGDHAGEFDIKYGVYIPLVNIVRHTALLHGIQDNSTLNRLRALEGLDKYPHLEDIRRAFLTALRMRVNTPYSDVEGLLSSSDYIAESDLKNKQLLSELRESLLIVRRLHKALQRQLRSAERR, translated from the coding sequence ATGGAGTCGGCAGAATGGACGCAGGACAACAATTATATATCCATCGCAACGGCCGGTTCGCCGCTGGAGCTGAAGGCAAGGCGTATTGCCTGCCAGAGGGTGCTTCTTGCGCAGCTGAACGTGATTCCAATTGAGGAATGGATGTCCCGTGTCAATGCCATGCATGACCGTATTGCATTGACGGCGGCAGCCATATGTGAGGCGCAGATGAAAGAGGCGGGCTACGGCCCGCCTCCCTGCGCTTATTCCTTTATTGTCTTCGGCAGTGCGGGCAGACAGGAATCCACGCTCTGGAGTGATCAGGATAACGGACTGATTGTGGAAGGCGAGCCGGATGGAGAGAAACGCAGCTACTTCGGGGCGTTCGGCACCATGATGTCCGATGTGCTTGAACAAGCCGGTTATGAGAAATGCGAAGGCAAGGTGATGTGCTCTGAGCCGCTATGGCGCAAGACATTGACGGAATGGAAGGAGCAGCTGCATAGCTGGATGAACCAGCTGGAATGGGAGCCGGTCAGGTATCTGCTTATTGCCTCTGATATGCGCCATGTAGCCGGAAGTGAAGAGTTATCAGCACGGTGGCGGGAGGCTTTTCATACCGGCTTTGCCGGTAATGATAAGCTGTCCACCGCAGTTCTCCGCAATACGGTCCGGCACAAGGCAACGCTCAATCTTCTTGGCCAGGTACTCACTGAACGTTTCGGAGATCACGCCGGAGAATTTGATATCAAATACGGGGTTTATATCCCGCTTGTGAACATCGTCAGGCACACAGCGCTTCTGCACGGCATACAGGACAATTCAACGCTTAACAGACTGCGTGCTCTAGAGGGGCTTGACAAGTATCCGCATCTGGAGGATATCCGCCGCGCTTTTCTGACTGCTCTGCGGATGCGTGTAAACACCCCCTACAGTGACGTTGAGGGACTGTTGTCCAGCAGTGACTATATAGCCGAAAGTGATCTGAAAAATAAGCAGCTTCTATCTGAATTAAGGGAAAGTCTGCTGATTGTCAGACGTCTGCACAAGGCGCTGCAGCGTCAGCTCCGTTCAGCGGAAAGGAGGTAG
- a CDS encoding rhomboid family intramembrane serine protease, producing MIFIRYEKWKSYIRYYPVTCILILANVLMFIVLMVNGGSTNIETLVKYGGTVNISPFKEEMWRYFSAMFLHNGFAHLLFNCFALLVFAPPLERLLGWWRYALLYLGGGYLANLLAVSVSARSVVDVGTVSVGASGAIYAVYGAFLYIAVLQRGMMDEGSRKTLYGLLTLGVIMSFATPNVNWMAHLGGLLAGFFLYGLIIRIFKRRRS from the coding sequence ATGATATTCATACGATACGAGAAATGGAAAAGCTACATCCGGTACTATCCGGTGACCTGTATTCTGATTCTGGCCAATGTTCTGATGTTTATTGTGCTGATGGTTAACGGCGGTTCAACAAACATTGAGACGCTTGTAAAGTACGGCGGCACTGTAAATATATCGCCTTTTAAAGAGGAGATGTGGCGGTACTTTTCGGCGATGTTTCTGCACAACGGCTTTGCGCATCTGCTCTTTAACTGCTTCGCGCTGCTCGTATTTGCGCCGCCGCTTGAAAGGCTGCTGGGCTGGTGGCGGTATGCGCTGCTGTATCTGGGCGGCGGTTACCTGGCTAATCTTCTTGCAGTCTCCGTCAGTGCACGTTCGGTGGTTGATGTGGGAACGGTATCTGTAGGTGCTTCAGGCGCAATTTATGCCGTGTATGGCGCGTTTCTGTACATAGCGGTACTGCAGAGAGGGATGATGGACGAAGGGTCGCGCAAAACGCTGTACGGGCTGCTGACGCTGGGTGTCATTATGTCGTTTGCTACCCCGAATGTGAACTGGATGGCTCATCTGGGCGGATTGCTCGCAGGTTTTTTCCTTTACGGACTTATAATACGCATCTTTAAAAGACGCAGAAGTTAG
- a CDS encoding putative glycoside hydrolase — protein MNITWALLMMTLGSVGASHHGHDAEVAAVLQTASNPAAVAQLGTSASPSPNAGGGTSPAPSATPGAGSTDSAAHTDPQPDAPKVKGIYVTAYSAGGSRMEQLLALLDKTELNSMVIDIKDDAGYITYKTDNPELQEMGTPQNFIGDINKLMTRLQKHEVYPIARIVVFKDSVLAKNHPELSFVNSDGSVWKNKGGDSFVNPYNEDVWKYNVDIAKEAAKLGFKEIQFDYVRFPEGFEKRADTLKYTKTDRPRVEIIADFVKYARAELAPLGVRVSVDIFGYAASVPAAEGIGQDFVKISKNVDVISPMVYPSHYSTGWFNVKDPDKDPYATIKGSMVDTHKKLDPLGSYKPIIRPWIQDFTASWLGSGHYVKYGKQQVEDQIRALKDENVDEFLLWNANNRYTADVDYEK, from the coding sequence ATGAACATCACCTGGGCTTTACTGATGATGACACTGGGAAGTGTCGGAGCATCGCACCATGGACATGACGCCGAAGTGGCAGCCGTACTGCAGACTGCGTCAAATCCCGCCGCTGTAGCACAGCTTGGCACCTCTGCTTCACCCTCACCAAATGCCGGAGGCGGCACTTCACCGGCCCCAAGCGCCACTCCGGGCGCCGGCAGCACAGACAGCGCGGCTCATACTGATCCGCAGCCGGATGCTCCCAAAGTAAAAGGAATCTATGTCACAGCTTACAGTGCAGGCGGCTCACGCATGGAACAGCTGCTGGCTCTGCTCGACAAGACAGAACTTAATTCTATGGTAATCGACATTAAAGACGATGCCGGATATATCACATACAAGACAGATAATCCCGAGCTGCAGGAAATGGGCACACCCCAGAATTTCATCGGGGATATCAACAAGCTTATGACGCGGTTGCAGAAGCATGAGGTATATCCGATAGCCCGGATCGTCGTATTCAAGGATTCGGTGCTCGCCAAGAACCACCCGGAGCTTTCCTTTGTAAATTCAGACGGCAGTGTCTGGAAGAACAAAGGCGGCGACAGCTTTGTTAATCCCTATAATGAAGATGTGTGGAAATACAATGTCGACATCGCCAAGGAAGCCGCCAAGCTTGGCTTCAAGGAAATCCAGTTTGATTATGTCCGTTTCCCTGAAGGGTTCGAGAAACGTGCTGACACGCTGAAATACACGAAAACGGACAGACCCCGTGTCGAAATTATTGCCGACTTTGTAAAGTATGCCAGAGCTGAGCTGGCTCCGCTCGGCGTCCGTGTATCTGTCGATATCTTCGGCTATGCCGCCTCGGTTCCGGCTGCTGAGGGAATCGGACAGGATTTCGTGAAGATTTCCAAGAATGTGGATGTCATCAGCCCGATGGTCTATCCGAGCCATTACTCCACCGGCTGGTTCAATGTGAAGGATCCGGACAAAGACCCTTATGCGACAATTAAAGGCTCAATGGTCGATACCCACAAGAAGCTTGACCCTCTGGGCAGCTACAAGCCGATCATCCGCCCTTGGATTCAGGACTTTACTGCAAGCTGGCTGGGAAGCGGCCATTATGTTAAATACGGCAAGCAGCAGGTTGAAGACCAGATCCGGGCACTCAAAGACGAAAATGTTGACGAATTCCTGCTCTGGAACGCCAATAACCGGTATACTGCAGATGTAGATTACGAGAAGTAA
- a CDS encoding YjcZ family sporulation protein produces the protein MSSPVYGVWTSTGTILVLFILLVIITRTYI, from the coding sequence TTGTCTTCACCAGTCTACGGCGTCTGGACTTCCACCGGGACTATTCTTGTGTTGTTCATTCTGCTTGTCATTATCACCCGGACTTACATCTAA
- a CDS encoding YitT family protein, with protein sequence MIACGFNLFLIPHRLLSGGVSGLAMLVGYFTPFNISLLYFLFNVPLLVAGWFQLGRRFIILSILSVGATTWLMALVPTATVASDMLLASVFGGVLVGAGAGISFRVGGSSGGFDILGSIITRYRDFPIGNILVGLNGLVILAAAYFDDNWNLALASMISIYVTGKVVDLIHISHVKVTVYIVTNRTEELLQQLLPLQRGVTKIKTEGAYSHVERDMLMTVTTKYELAELRRIIKTSDPQAFVNIVETVGVMGSFRKRSH encoded by the coding sequence ATGATTGCATGCGGCTTTAATCTGTTTTTGATTCCCCACAGGCTGCTTAGCGGAGGGGTATCAGGGCTTGCAATGCTTGTGGGTTATTTCACACCCTTTAACATCAGCCTGCTGTATTTCCTCTTTAACGTGCCGCTGCTCGTCGCCGGCTGGTTCCAGCTCGGCCGGAGGTTTATCATTCTAAGCATCCTTTCCGTAGGGGCTACCACTTGGCTTATGGCACTCGTTCCGACAGCCACAGTTGCATCGGATATGCTCCTGGCCTCCGTCTTTGGCGGAGTCCTTGTAGGTGCCGGTGCCGGAATCTCTTTCCGGGTTGGCGGCTCATCCGGCGGTTTCGACATCCTCGGGTCCATCATTACAAGATACCGTGATTTCCCGATCGGGAATATTCTGGTAGGACTCAACGGTCTCGTGATCCTGGCCGCCGCTTATTTTGATGACAACTGGAACCTGGCGCTGGCTTCCATGATCTCCATCTATGTGACCGGAAAAGTCGTGGATCTGATTCACATCAGTCATGTTAAGGTTACGGTGTATATTGTAACCAACCGTACAGAAGAGCTGCTCCAGCAGCTTCTGCCGCTGCAGCGCGGGGTTACAAAGATCAAAACCGAAGGTGCTTATTCTCATGTGGAAAGGGACATGCTGATGACAGTAACCACTAAGTATGAACTCGCAGAATTGCGGCGGATCATTAAAACAAGCGATCCCCAGGCTTTTGTGAACATTGTGGAAACTGTCGGTGTTATGGGATCATTCCGGAAAAGATCACATTGA
- a CDS encoding zinc metallopeptidase: MSLMYLLVIVAFVFSLWAQFRVKGNFKKWSKVANMNGLTGYEAARRMLDANGLYDVPIEPVRGTLSDHYDPIHRVVRLSEPVYYESSIAAVSVACHEVGHAIQHKVSYPMLTLRHRMFPVVNFASGIAPFMLLAGFLFSSFNLIGLGIIFFSAAVAFQLVTLPVEFNASNRARQVMIEQGYIRNEEERGVAKVLNAAALTYVAAALVSLLELLRLITMFLGNRE, from the coding sequence ATGTCATTAATGTATTTATTGGTTATTGTCGCCTTTGTGTTCTCTTTATGGGCACAATTCAGAGTTAAAGGAAATTTCAAGAAGTGGTCCAAGGTTGCCAACATGAACGGGCTGACCGGATATGAAGCCGCTAGACGCATGCTTGACGCAAACGGATTGTACGACGTTCCGATCGAGCCTGTACGCGGAACTCTATCCGACCACTACGATCCGATTCACCGGGTTGTCCGGTTGTCCGAACCCGTATATTATGAAAGCTCCATTGCCGCCGTATCCGTTGCCTGCCACGAAGTAGGCCACGCCATTCAGCATAAAGTAAGCTACCCTATGCTTACACTGCGCCACCGGATGTTCCCGGTTGTGAACTTTGCCTCCGGCATAGCGCCGTTCATGCTGCTTGCAGGGTTTCTCTTCAGTTCCTTCAACCTTATCGGGCTGGGTATCATTTTCTTCTCGGCTGCAGTAGCTTTCCAGCTTGTAACACTGCCTGTCGAGTTCAACGCCAGCAACCGTGCACGTCAGGTTATGATAGAACAGGGTTATATCCGCAATGAAGAAGAACGCGGCGTAGCCAAGGTACTGAACGCCGCTGCACTGACTTATGTAGCAGCTGCACTAGTATCCTTGCTTGAGCTTCTCCGGTTGATCACAATGTTCCTCGGCAACCGCGAATAA
- a CDS encoding DUF624 domain-containing protein, with protein MEFKGAMGGLYRVTEWISRIAFSNILWAICSVPFLFLGLMKLIMLGSGTGGANEQITLNWGLGILAPFTVFPATSALFTVVRKWVMGNTDVSTFRTFFQGYKENYFKSMLGGIIYTLLTVIMYVDVTVYMTQMANFRIVGILMLVLMIILFVSMFNFFSIVVHYQMTFKEVAKNSILLTIARPIRVFSTLLGAGLLIYIGLRYPVLYVICIPTLIAMFAFFNFYATYNKLQLQAEKKKQQELEAAEREEAELLEDEDGAEDTKRI; from the coding sequence TTGGAGTTTAAAGGTGCAATGGGCGGTCTATACCGCGTCACGGAGTGGATATCGAGAATCGCTTTCAGCAATATTTTATGGGCGATTTGCTCGGTGCCGTTTCTGTTCTTGGGGCTAATGAAGCTGATTATGCTCGGTTCGGGTACCGGTGGTGCCAATGAACAAATTACGCTGAACTGGGGGCTTGGCATATTGGCGCCGTTTACGGTGTTTCCCGCTACTTCAGCGCTTTTCACCGTAGTACGCAAGTGGGTCATGGGCAATACCGATGTCAGTACATTCCGCACTTTTTTTCAGGGGTACAAAGAGAATTATTTTAAAAGTATGCTTGGGGGCATCATCTACACTTTGCTGACTGTTATAATGTACGTCGATGTGACCGTATACATGACGCAGATGGCGAATTTCAGAATTGTCGGTATTTTGATGCTGGTGCTGATGATTATTCTGTTCGTCTCCATGTTTAATTTCTTCTCCATAGTGGTTCATTATCAGATGACCTTCAAAGAGGTGGCCAAGAATTCCATTCTGCTGACCATCGCCCGGCCGATCCGGGTATTCTCGACACTTCTCGGAGCCGGTCTGCTTATCTATATAGGTCTGCGGTACCCTGTGCTCTACGTGATCTGTATTCCTACCCTAATCGCTATGTTTGCTTTCTTTAACTTCTATGCCACTTATAACAAGCTGCAGCTGCAGGCAGAGAAGAAGAAGCAGCAGGAGCTGGAAGCCGCAGAGAGAGAAGAAGCGGAGCTTTTGGAGGATGAAGACGGTGCTGAGGATACCAAACGGATTTAA